Part of the Rhodothermales bacterium genome is shown below.
CGCGACGCTGGGGCTGCCCGCGGATGCCATCGTCACTCTATTCTTCGGGTATATCCGTGCGTACAAAGGGTTGGACCTGTTGCTGGACGCCTTCGAGGCCGTCGCCGCAGCCGAGCCGAGGGCGTGGCTGGTCGTCGCCGGCCGGCCGCACACGGAGGCGGATGGTGTCCGTTATCGCGAGCAGATCGCTGCACATCCCGCGGCCGAGCGGATCGTCTTCCATGGGCGGTTTATCGCGAACGACGAGGTGGCTACCTATTTTACCGCGGCGGATCTGGTGGCGTTGCCGTACCGGCACATCTACCACAGTGGGCTGGTCCACCTCGCGTTCTCGTTCGGAAAAGCGGTGCTCGCGACACGCGTCGGCGACTTTCCAGAGACCATCGAAGACGGGCGAACGGGGCTGCTGGTCGACGCCGGCTCGACGCCGCGGCTCGCGGAAGGCCTGCTGGCGGCGCTGGCGGATCCGAGCCGGCTGGCGGAAATGGGAGCCCTGGCCCAGGCGGAGAGCGCCACGACATATGGCTGGCCGGCGATCGGCGCGCGTACCTGCGCCGTCTACGCTTCGATGCTCAGCGGCCGAGTTCGGCGCGCGACGTGACGGCATGACGCCGCCGTTCCTGCTGCGTTTTGTGGATCTCGGCGCGGAGGATCTGGGCCACCTGTTTCACGAACGGCGGGATGAGCATGCCGGCCGGGTAGATCGGCATGATGTGCGTGTCTACTTCCCGCGCGATCGCATACCACACCATCTCACTGGGCCGGTTGACGCTGTATTCCTTGCACGCCCGGAAGTGCATGAGGCGACCCGGGTAGGCGCGCTGGGGCGGTAGGCTTCGGCGGCGCGGTCGTTGGCATCCCAGACCCGCGCGAGCACGGCATTGTCGACGGCGCCGGCCTTACGGGATTTTTTGCCGGGGCGCATCCATCCGAATAACGCACCCATCCAGACCCGCCGGCGGCGCTTGAGCTCGGCCTTTTTCTCATCCAGGAACAGCTGTCGCTCGTGGCCGGAGAGCTGGAGGAAGTTGCGCAGGTGGAATTCGAATTTCTCGTACGTGTAGCGGAGGCGCGACACGAGCGTATCAGGTGCGGCTTTGATCCAGTTGTACGTTTCGAGCATCGCCACGATGTCCGCCTCCTGACCGCGGGCGCGGAGTTGCTGGGCGATTTCGAGGGCGATGGTGCCGCCGAGGCAGTATCCGACGAGGTAATACGGTCCGTTCGGCTGGACGCGCACGATCTCCTGGAGGTAGCGTGCGGCCATCGCCTCGACACTCGGTAGGAGCGGCATTTCGCCGTCGAGCCCCTGGGACTGGAGACCGAAGACGGCCTGATCTGGCCCCATGTGGATGGCCAGATCGCGGTAAAAAAGGACGTTGCCGCCGGCGCCGTGGATGCAGAAGATCGGCGCCGTGGAGCGGCCGGCCTGGATGACGACCAGCGGCGACCAGCCCGTTTCGCCCTCACCCCGCAGCCGTGCGGCGAGGCTGGCGATGGTAGGCGACTGGAGCATGACGGCCAGCGGGAGACTCGCATCCGGATATCGCTGCTGGATCTCGTCGAAGATCGACACCGCAAGCAACGAATGGCCGCCCAGTTCGAAGAAGTTCTCGTTCGGCCCGATGGGGTTGATGCCCAGGGCCTTCTCCCAGATCTGGGTGAGTACGATCTCCATCTCATTAACTGGCGCGGGTTTACGGTCGAGGGGCCGGCGCGCGTCGATGTGGCGGGGGATGGAGTCGCCGCCGGGGAGAGGCTGGGTGAGTGAGCCGGGGACGAGTTCTACGTGGGCGACGCGGGTACTGGCGCGGCCGGTGACGCCGTCGCCGGCTTCTTCTTCGGTCGGCCCCTCGCCATCGAGCGCCGGCGGCGCGTCAAAAGCCGGCAGGGCGCCCACCGCGCGCTGGAAATTCTTCGTCATGAAGGAGAGGACCTGCATGAGGTTGTCGAGCACGCGATCGATCGCGGCGGCGCTGAAGAGCTCGGTCCGGTAATCGGCCTGGAGCACGACATCGTTGCCACTGAGTTCGACATACAGCGTGAAGTCGAAATTGGCGCTATCGGTGGGCGTGTCGACCACTCGGGCCTCGATGCCGGGGAGGCTGAAGCCGCGCGAGAGGCCATCCTGGAAGGTGAAAAAGGCCCGCGTGAGCGGCACGCGGCGGACGGATGGAATCTCGACCAGTTGTTGGAAGGGGATCTCCTGGCGGTCGTTGATGTCGACCACGCTGCGAGCTACGCGGCCGGCGATGGCGCCGAACGAATCGGCCGGGTCGATCCGCGTGCGGATGGGGAGGATGTTGTTGAAATACCCGATGACCGCCTCCAGCTCCTCGCGCCGGCGGCCGGAGAGCGGGGCGCAGACCATGAGATCCTGCTGCCCCGTGAACCGAAAAAGGGCCACCTTGAGGGCTGTCAGAAACAGCACAAACGGCGTCACCTCCTCGCGGACGCTGAGCGCCCGGAGGGCATCGCTGAGGGCCGGCGGAACGATCCGGTTGCGGCTGGCGGCGGCGAACGACACGGTAGGAGCCGCCTGGCGGTCCGAAGGCAGCTGGAGCGGTTCGGGGGCGCCGGCGAGATAATCGACCCACCAGGCGCGTTGCCGGGCCGCGTCTTCCTCGAGCAGCCACTCCGCATGCCAGAGGGCAAAGTCGGCGTAGTCGATGGCGAGCGCCGGGAGGTCGATCGCCTCACCGGCTTTCACCGCGGCGTAGGCCGCGCTGAGTTCGTTAAAGAAAAGGTTGAAGGACCAGCCGTCGCTGACGGCGTGGTGCATGGTGACGGTGAGGACGTGGCGTCGGGCGGCAACCTTGATGAGCCGGCAGCGGAGGAGGGGGGTGTGCTCGAGGTCGAACGGCTGCGCGTAATCGAGACGCGCGAGGTCGAGAGCCTCCTCGTAGGCCTCGTGTTCCGGGGCATCGCTGAGGTCGAGATAGGGCAACGAGTACGCGCCGGCGGGTTCGATCCACTGGAAGGGCTTGTATTTCTCCCAGGCGAAGCGAGAGCGGAGCACGCTGTGACGGTCGACGATGGCCCCGATCGCCTGTTCGAGCGCCCCCACGTTGAGCGGCCCGCGCAGGTCCATCGTCTCGATGATGTTGAACATCGAGGTGCCCGGGATCAGACGCTCCTGGAAGAGCAGCCGTTGCTGACCCGGCGAGAGCGGGAAGACGGCGGCATTGGCCCTGCGCCCGATGAACGTGCCCGTCCTCGAAGAAACCTGTCGTTTTTCCTGGATCTTGCGTTCCAGGAGCGCTCGTTGTTCGGGCGTGAGCCGTTTGAGGGCGTCTTCGAGCTTGCTCATGGTCGGTAGGAATAGGGGGTTTGGGGGTTCAAGGTTTAAGGCTCAAGGAGTATGCCCATCTAAATGGGAACCCCACCTTGAACCTTACACCCCGAACCTGGAACCGCGCGAGGACATCCCGAGGGGATGTCCTCGCGCATTCTCAGTCGGCTTTTTTGAGTTGCGCGGCGATTTCAGCGGCCGTGAGCCCTTCCAGTTCTTCGATCATGCTGAGGATGTCCTCTTCGTCGTCGTCGGTCTGCAGGGCGATGACGGCGAGGGCCTGTTCGCCGATCGTCGGTTTCTCGAAAAACGCCCGCAGCGGGAGTTCGACATCAAACGCCGAGCGGTAGCGGGCGATGACGCGGGTCGCCTGGAGCGAGTGGCCGCCAAGGTTGAAGAAGTTGTCGGCTGTGCCGATGGTGGCGACGCCCAGTACCTGAGTCCAGATCTCCGAGATCGTGCGTTCGGCCGGCGTCTGCGGCGCCACAAATGCGGTCGATCGGGGCGTTGGCGCTTCGTCCGGCGCCGGCAGGGCCTTGCGATCCACTTTGCCGTTCGGCGTGTGGGGCAGGGCGTCGAGGCGGACGAGGTGCGTGGGCACCATATACGCCGGCAGCCGCTGCAGGAGGAAATGGCGAAGGTCCTGCGCGTCCACGGCGGACCCACTGGAAACCGTGTAGTAGGCGGCCAGGACGGGGTCGAGGCCGGAGCGGTCGTGGACGACGACAGCGCTTTCCGAGACGCCCCGGTGCTCCTGCATGTTGGCCTCGATTTCCCCGAGTTCGATGCGGAAGCCGCGGACCTTCACCTGGGCGTCCGTGCGGCCGAGGCACTCGAAGGTGCCGTCGGGTAGGATGCGGGCGAGGTCGCCGGTGCGGTAGAGCTTCGAGCCGTCGCCGGCGACGGGGTTGGCGATGAAGCGCTCGGCCGTAAGCTCGGGGAGGTTGCGGTAGCCGCGGGCGAGGCCGGCGCCGCCGATATAGAGCTCGCCGGATGCGCCCATCGGCGCCGTCTGCATATGCTCGTCGAATACGTAAAACTGCGTGTTCGCGATGGGCAGGCCAATCGATATCGTCTTGTCCGCCGGCGCCACACGGTGCACGGACGACCAGATGGTCGTCTCGGTCGGGCCGTACATGTTCCAGAGCGACCCGCAGCGGCTGAGCAGTTCGCGGGCCAGGGCCGGCGCGAGCGCTTCGCCTCCGCAGAGCGCCTTGAGGTTGACTTTGCCTTTCCAGCCGGACTCGATGAGCATCCGCCAGGTGGCCGGCGTGGCCTGCATCACCGTAATCCGGTGCTGCTCGATGGCGCCGGCGAGCTGCCGGCCGTCCATCGACTGCTCCTTGGACAGGATGACGAGCGTCGCGCCGGCGATGATCGGCAGAAAGAGCTCGAGCGCCGCGATGTCGAAACTGAGCGTGGTGACGTTGAGCATCACGTCGCTATCGACGATGCCCGGTTCGTCCTGCATGGCGCTCAGCAGGTTCACCAGCGCACGGTGGCTGACCTCGACGCCTTTCGGCTTGCCCGTCGAGCCCGAGGTGTAGATGATGTAGGCGAGGTGATCGCCCGTGAGATCGACCTTCGGCTTATTCTTCGAGCGTTTGTTGATCTTGCCCCATTCGGCATCCATGCTCACTACCGTGAGCCCCTGGCCGAACGAGGCGGCGTCCAACTGTTCGAGGAGCGCGTTCTCCGTTAGGAGGATGGCCATGCCCGAGTCCTGGATCATGTGCATCAGGCGAGACGCCGGGTAGGCGGGGTCGAGCGGGACGTAAGCGCCGCCGGCCTTGAGGATGCCGAGCATGGCGACGACCATGCCGGCGGAGCGCTCCATGTGGACGCCGACGACCGTCTCGGGCCCGACCTCCATGCCCTGCAGGAAGCGGGCGAACTGGTTCGCGTATTCGTCCAGCTCCTGATACGTGAGGGCGGTTTCGGTGAAGTGGACGGCCACCTTGTCGGGCGTGACGACGGCCTGGGCCTCGAACAGCTCGTGGAACGCCGTGGCGGTGGGCAGCTCGGCGAGGGTCGAGTTGCGCTGGGCCTCGTAGAGGTGCTGCTCGTCCGGCGAAGCCATGCGGAGCTGCGCGATCGGCGTGTCGGCGTCGCGGGCGATGCTAAGGATCAGGCTTTCGAAATAGCTGATCCAGCGCTGCATCGTCGAGGCGTCGAAGAGGTCGGCGTTGTAGTCGAGGTCCACCACAAAGCCGCTCTTCATCTCGTTGAGGTTGAAGAACAGGTCGAACGTGACGGCATGGCGCGGGGCCTGCTGGATCTCGACGGTCAGATTGTGGAGGGCGACGCCGCGGTCGTCGCGGTCCAGGTTGAACTGGACTTCGGCGATCGGCAGGCGTCCCGGGTGGCGGGGCAGCGTCATCCGCTGGAGGATGCCGCCCAGGGTGCAACCGTTGTGCTCGAAGGCGTCGAGCACGGTGGTTGTCATCTGTTTGAGAAACTGGCGGACCGGCATGTCGCCGGCGAGTTTCGTACGCAGCGGCAGCAGGTTCACGCAGTGGCCGACGAGGTGATTTTCCCCATAATTCAGCTGGCCGGCCGTGGGCATAGCCACGACGACATCATCCTGCCCAGAAAGCCGGACCATGAGGATGTTGAACACGCCCATCGTGAGGCTGAAGAGGCTCACCTGGAGGTCGGCCGCGATCTTTTTCGCAGCGACATACACCGACGGGTCGAACACATGGTGCACGGTGGCGCCGCAGGACGATTTAAACGCCGGCCGGGGCCGGTCCGTCGGCAGCTGGAGCGGCTGGGGCGGGGGCGTAAACTGTTCCACCCAGTAGGCGTAGCTCTCCTCCAGGTCGTCGCTCGTCCGCTGCTCGAGTTCTTCGCGGACATAGTCGCTGAAGGCGCCGGCGTCGGGGGCCGTGAAGGCCTCGCCACGGATGGATGCGCTGTAGCGTTTGCCGATCTCCTGGATCAGGACGGACCACGACCAGCCGTCGCACACGATGTGGTGTGCGGCGAACAGGAGCAGGTGTTCCTGGTCGGTCATCCGCAGGATATCGGCGCGGACGAGTGGGCCTTGTTCGAGGTTGAACGGGGTCGTGGCATTGCGGGCCAGCGCGGCTTCGAAGGCGCGCTGGCGGTCATCCTCCCGGTTCCTGCTGACATCGTGCAGGGGGATGTCGATGGGCGCCGGCGCGGCGATGTGCTGGTGCTGCCCGTCGCGGCTAAAACGCAGGTGCAGCGCCTCGTGCCGGCTGAAGGTCGTGTTGATCGCATCGCGGAGGCGGTCGACGTCCAGCGGGCCCTTTAGACGGACGTAAAACGGCTCATTGAAGGCGCAGGAGGCCTCGGGGCCGATCTGCGTCGCGAGCCAGACTTCGGTCTGGGATTCGGTGAGGACGAAGGAGGTCGGTGCGCCGGCGGAGAGCTCAGCCGGCGCGACGGCTTCCTTTGGTGATCCCACGCCTACCTTGAGTTCGATCGAGCCTGGCTCGGGCAGGAAGCCGCCTTCTTGCAGTTCGATGATGCTCTCCTTGAGCGCCGTGATGATCCGTTCTTCGTCTTCGGCGGTGTGGGCGGTGGACAGGAAGCAGTTGTCCAGGAAGCCGCGGGTGAAGATGCCTTTGTCGAGGAGGTGGAAGTACAACATGTCGATGTACTCCATGTCCTGCGCGTAGGAGAACCGGAATAGCGACGAGTACTGGAGCAGGCGGACAGGCACGCCGCGTTCGTCGAGGAAGGCGTTGACGTTGTCGACCAGGCGTTTCGTGCGCAGGGTGAGGTTCTCCTGGAGGGACGGGCCCTCGGCCTTCAGCTTATCCAGCACCGCCTTGGCGGCGGCGAGGGCGAGGGGGTGGCGGACGAACGTGCCGGCGAAGAAGGTCATGTCCGCCTCGGGCACCGAGCTGTCACCGTAGTTCCACATCCCGCTGTCGAGGCCGTCCATCAGGCGGGAGACGCCGGCGAGGGCGCCCATGGGCATGCCGCCGCCGATGATCTTGCCGTAAGTGGCCATGTCCCCCTTCACCCCGAACCACTGCTGGGCACCGCCCATCGAGGCGCGGAAGCCCGAGATCACCTCGTCGAACACGAGGGGGATGTCCAGTTCGGTGGCGAGGTCCCG
Proteins encoded:
- a CDS encoding glycosyltransferase family 4 protein — its product is MPEHRAPIVVLDALVDNDYSLCLCNGLAAAGADVRLITVEGRTAELPITFPMYGWSPAKAGGGSAASKLWPYIRYWLRVLRLGQQVKRAGGVLHFQFFRRERVDSLFVALLRLLGVPLVHTAHNIVPHEHGVVDRWLKGLVYRSVHRIIVHSDYIRRVLLEQFGVEQEKVHVVPHGNFDHHVPATTPTRADAGATLGLPADAIVTLFFGYIRAYKGLDLLLDAFEAVAAAEPRAWLVVAGRPHTEADGVRYREQIAAHPAAERIVFHGRFIANDEVATYFTAADLVALPYRHIYHSGLVHLAFSFGKAVLATRVGDFPETIEDGRTGLLVDAGSTPRLAEGLLAALADPSRLAEMGALAQAESATTYGWPAIGARTCAVYASMLSGRVRRAT
- a CDS encoding condensation domain-containing protein produces the protein MSKLEDALKRLTPEQRALLERKIQEKRQVSSRTGTFIGRRANAAVFPLSPGQQRLLFQERLIPGTSMFNIIETMDLRGPLNVGALEQAIGAIVDRHSVLRSRFAWEKYKPFQWIEPAGAYSLPYLDLSDAPEHEAYEEALDLARLDYAQPFDLEHTPLLRCRLIKVAARRHVLTVTMHHAVSDGWSFNLFFNELSAAYAAVKAGEAIDLPALAIDYADFALWHAEWLLEEDAARQRAWWVDYLAGAPEPLQLPSDRQAAPTVSFAAASRNRIVPPALSDALRALSVREEVTPFVLFLTALKVALFRFTGQQDLMVCAPLSGRRREELEAVIGYFNNILPIRTRIDPADSFGAIAGRVARSVVDINDRQEIPFQQLVEIPSVRRVPLTRAFFTFQDGLSRGFSLPGIEARVVDTPTDSANFDFTLYVELSGNDVVLQADYRTELFSAAAIDRVLDNLMQVLSFMTKNFQRAVGALPAFDAPPALDGEGPTEEEAGDGVTGRASTRVAHVELVPGSLTQPLPGGDSIPRHIDARRPLDRKPAPVNEMEIVLTQIWEKALGINPIGPNENFFELGGHSLLAVSIFDEIQQRYPDASLPLAVMLQSPTIASLAARLRGEGETGWSPLVVIQAGRSTAPIFCIHGAGGNVLFYRDLAIHMGPDQAVFGLQSQGLDGEMPLLPSVEAMAARYLQEIVRVQPNGPYYLVGYCLGGTIALEIAQQLRARGQEADIVAMLETYNWIKAAPDTLVSRLRYTYEKFEFHLRNFLQLSGHERQLFLDEKKAELKRRRRVWMGALFGWMRPGKKSRKAGAVDNAVLARVWDANDRAAEAYRPSAPTRVASCTSGRARNTASTGPVRWCGMRSRGK
- a CDS encoding amino acid adenylation domain-containing protein, which translates into the protein MSTLPLSDRQTRVHAKLRTVLMDLSGFDLQELDNASTFLELGFDSLFLIQFSQAIKKHFGAKISFRQLIEDVSTPVALIGFLDQKVSDDVLPAATAASSAPEAGDGASRVLTPPVSAPVAAPVPAPVATVAPMPAPMPVVMMAPMQGPAADGLKGIMQQQLQLMSMQLAMLTGAPVTPTLAPVALAPAVAMPAEAPAAPAVSIPAEPAQPAARKGKGEKRETVDEALMRKRFGPYKPIQKGKDGGLTPRQQQHLDALVERLTKKTAESKRLAQAYRQCFADPRGIAGFRLMWKEMVYQITTVRSKGSKVWDIDGNEYIDIAMGFGLNLFGHSPDFITDAVAEQLQLGVELGPQSPLAGEVAETLCELTGFDRATFCNTGSEAVMAAIRLARLYTGKTRFIFFSGAYHGNFDQVLARPRPNGQEGAIPAAPGVPWSVAEDCIVLDYSDPRALDVVRERQDEIAMLLVEPVQSSKPDLQPREFLHKLRDLATELDIPLVFDEVISGFRASMGGAQQWFGVKGDMATYGKIIGGGMPMGALAGVSRLMDGLDSGMWNYGDSSVPEADMTFFAGTFVRHPLALAAAKAVLDKLKAEGPSLQENLTLRTKRLVDNVNAFLDERGVPVRLLQYSSLFRFSYAQDMEYIDMLYFHLLDKGIFTRGFLDNCFLSTAHTAEDEERIITALKESIIELQEGGFLPEPGSIELKVGVGSPKEAVAPAELSAGAPTSFVLTESQTEVWLATQIGPEASCAFNEPFYVRLKGPLDVDRLRDAINTTFSRHEALHLRFSRDGQHQHIAAPAPIDIPLHDVSRNREDDRQRAFEAALARNATTPFNLEQGPLVRADILRMTDQEHLLLFAAHHIVCDGWSWSVLIQEIGKRYSASIRGEAFTAPDAGAFSDYVREELEQRTSDDLEESYAYWVEQFTPPPQPLQLPTDRPRPAFKSSCGATVHHVFDPSVYVAAKKIAADLQVSLFSLTMGVFNILMVRLSGQDDVVVAMPTAGQLNYGENHLVGHCVNLLPLRTKLAGDMPVRQFLKQMTTTVLDAFEHNGCTLGGILQRMTLPRHPGRLPIAEVQFNLDRDDRGVALHNLTVEIQQAPRHAVTFDLFFNLNEMKSGFVVDLDYNADLFDASTMQRWISYFESLILSIARDADTPIAQLRMASPDEQHLYEAQRNSTLAELPTATAFHELFEAQAVVTPDKVAVHFTETALTYQELDEYANQFARFLQGMEVGPETVVGVHMERSAGMVVAMLGILKAGGAYVPLDPAYPASRLMHMIQDSGMAILLTENALLEQLDAASFGQGLTVVSMDAEWGKINKRSKNKPKVDLTGDHLAYIIYTSGSTGKPKGVEVSHRALVNLLSAMQDEPGIVDSDVMLNVTTLSFDIAALELFLPIIAGATLVILSKEQSMDGRQLAGAIEQHRITVMQATPATWRMLIESGWKGKVNLKALCGGEALAPALARELLSRCGSLWNMYGPTETTIWSSVHRVAPADKTISIGLPIANTQFYVFDEHMQTAPMGASGELYIGGAGLARGYRNLPELTAERFIANPVAGDGSKLYRTGDLARILPDGTFECLGRTDAQVKVRGFRIELGEIEANMQEHRGVSESAVVVHDRSGLDPVLAAYYTVSSGSAVDAQDLRHFLLQRLPAYMVPTHLVRLDALPHTPNGKVDRKALPAPDEAPTPRSTAFVAPQTPAERTISEIWTQVLGVATIGTADNFFNLGGHSLQATRVIARYRSAFDVELPLRAFFEKPTIGEQALAVIALQTDDDEEDILSMIEELEGLTAAEIAAQLKKAD